A region of Halalkaliarchaeum desulfuricum DNA encodes the following proteins:
- a CDS encoding C-terminal binding protein: MPRVLLSGSPMIDPDIFREELGQDAVFRVEQLGTTDAVIEAGTVANERGEPFDAIVGDVATPIPREAVETIEPSVIVRASVGVGTVDVAAAAEYGIPVIRVPEYCTEEVAVHTVALLLSCLRSIGTYDRSVGAGRWDWRDGRPIHRLSASAVGLVSLGPIARAVATLLEPYGCETLAYDPYVDGEEMADLGVEKTGFEELFDRADHVVVLAPLTADTRGMVDADVLSRLGPGSVLANTGRGEVIDEEDLVAALEADDLKMAGLDVLAEEPPGENHPLVGRDDVIVNPHAAWYSEESRTELNRRAARDLRRALSGEEPEGLVDPEAPWAT, translated from the coding sequence ATGCCCCGGGTACTACTCAGCGGCTCTCCGATGATCGATCCCGACATCTTTCGCGAGGAACTCGGTCAAGATGCCGTCTTTCGCGTCGAACAACTCGGTACCACCGACGCCGTGATCGAAGCCGGTACGGTCGCAAACGAACGCGGTGAGCCGTTCGATGCGATCGTGGGTGACGTCGCCACCCCGATCCCCCGTGAGGCGGTCGAGACGATCGAGCCGTCGGTAATCGTGCGCGCTTCGGTGGGCGTCGGGACCGTCGACGTGGCGGCCGCCGCCGAGTACGGAATCCCGGTGATCCGGGTGCCGGAGTACTGTACCGAGGAGGTTGCCGTCCACACTGTCGCGCTGTTGTTGAGCTGCCTGCGCTCGATCGGCACCTACGACCGATCGGTCGGCGCGGGCCGGTGGGACTGGCGGGACGGACGACCGATCCACCGGCTTTCGGCGTCGGCGGTGGGGCTGGTCTCGCTGGGGCCGATTGCCCGGGCGGTCGCAACCCTGCTGGAGCCGTACGGCTGCGAGACGCTCGCGTACGATCCGTACGTCGACGGCGAGGAGATGGCCGATCTCGGCGTCGAGAAGACCGGGTTCGAGGAACTGTTCGACCGCGCGGATCACGTCGTCGTGCTCGCCCCCTTGACCGCAGACACCCGAGGGATGGTCGACGCAGACGTGCTCTCCAGGCTCGGTCCCGGGAGTGTGCTCGCCAACACTGGCCGGGGTGAAGTGATCGACGAGGAGGATCTGGTGGCGGCACTGGAAGCGGACGACCTGAAGATGGCCGGGCTCGACGTACTCGCGGAGGAGCCACCGGGCGAGAACCACCCGCTGGTCGGTCGCGACGACGTCATCGTCAACCCCCATGCCGCCTGGTACTCCGAGGAATCCCGGACGGAACTCAACCGTCGGGCCGCCAGGGATCTCCGGCGGGCGCTTTCCGGCGAGGAGCCCGAGGGACTCGTCGATCCCGAAGCGCCGTGGGCGACGTAG
- a CDS encoding UbiD family decarboxylase: MGLRSFLEGTEPTVLTEPVDPRFELPALATRDETRPVVFDDVVGHPDVRAVANLVSTRSLIGSALGVEPSEIIDEVSSAMDDPSPVSRTEPAAFEHVADDPTIAEELPVPIYYDEHERQYFASTIVIAKDPDTGVHNLSFHRMMVQEDNRLVMRMVERHLHDIYTRSGEELDIAIVVGVHPAVEIAAATSFSPDMSELELANRLHGGELATTEIHGLQIPSEAEVVMFATITDELADEGPFVDLSRTWDKVRQQPVVEVNELWTRPDPLARVIVPGKREHAHLMGIPQEPRIYRIVENTVPTVRNVVLTPGGCSWLHGVVQLEPRADGDPKNAGMAALSAHPSMKKVTLVDPDVDPADPDAVEWATATRMQPHEDIVTIEGAKGSSLDPSQNYERGVTSKWIVDATMPRDRDREAFLEATVPGAEDVSLEEYQ, translated from the coding sequence ATGGGTCTCAGGAGCTTTCTGGAGGGGACGGAGCCGACCGTGCTCACCGAGCCGGTCGATCCCCGGTTCGAACTCCCGGCGCTCGCGACACGCGACGAGACGCGTCCGGTCGTCTTCGACGACGTGGTCGGACATCCTGACGTGCGCGCAGTCGCCAACCTGGTGTCCACCCGGTCGTTGATCGGGTCGGCGCTGGGTGTCGAGCCGTCGGAGATCATCGACGAGGTGAGTTCGGCGATGGACGATCCGTCGCCAGTGTCCCGGACGGAACCCGCGGCGTTCGAGCACGTCGCCGACGACCCGACGATCGCCGAGGAACTGCCGGTGCCGATCTACTACGACGAACACGAGCGGCAGTACTTCGCCTCGACGATCGTGATCGCGAAAGACCCCGACACCGGCGTCCACAACCTCTCGTTTCACCGGATGATGGTCCAGGAGGACAACCGGCTGGTGATGCGGATGGTCGAGCGACACCTCCACGACATCTACACCCGATCGGGGGAGGAACTCGACATCGCGATCGTCGTCGGCGTCCATCCCGCCGTCGAGATCGCCGCCGCGACGTCGTTCTCGCCGGACATGAGCGAACTCGAACTGGCCAACCGGCTCCACGGCGGGGAGCTCGCGACGACGGAGATACACGGCCTGCAGATCCCCAGCGAGGCGGAGGTCGTGATGTTCGCGACGATTACCGACGAGCTTGCCGACGAGGGGCCGTTCGTCGACCTCTCTCGCACCTGGGATAAGGTTCGGCAACAGCCGGTCGTCGAGGTGAACGAGCTGTGGACCCGGCCGGACCCGCTGGCGCGGGTGATCGTCCCGGGCAAGCGCGAGCACGCCCACCTGATGGGGATCCCCCAGGAGCCCCGGATCTACCGGATCGTCGAAAACACCGTTCCCACGGTGCGGAACGTGGTGCTCACCCCCGGCGGCTGTTCGTGGCTCCACGGCGTCGTCCAGCTGGAGCCGCGGGCCGACGGGGACCCCAAGAACGCCGGGATGGCGGCGCTTTCGGCGCACCCGTCGATGAAGAAGGTGACGCTCGTGGATCCGGACGTCGATCCCGCCGATCCGGACGCCGTCGAGTGGGCCACAGCGACCCGAATGCAGCCGCACGAGGACATCGTCACCATCGAGGGGGCGAAAGGCTCCTCGCTGGATCCCTCACAGAACTACGAACGCGGCGTGACGAGCAAGTGGATCGTCGACGCCACGATGCCCCGAGATCGGGATCGGGAGGCATTCCTGGAGGCGACCGTCCCAGGCGCCGAGGACGTTTCCCTCGAGGAGTATCAATAG